One Microvirga thermotolerans DNA window includes the following coding sequences:
- a CDS encoding PIG-L deacetylase family protein encodes MEGSRRPEPRRTLPPLLRPHWGRVAVVAAHPDDETVGVGGHLPLLADPLVLTVTDGAPRGSGDIASAGCGSEGEYAALRRRELADAMALAGIPAANLECLGVGDQRAARCLAGLARRMAEWLEARQVGLVLTHPFEMGHPDHDATAFAVHAAVALLVQRGRTPPRIVEFTSYHRSPAGHFAEGVFAPGRPPGEAFPLPEAARALKRRMFEAFRSQKGIVSAFGLESERFRPAPTYDFTAPPHGQGAYYDMFGWGLRSDEWPLLAGRALDELGLGPC; translated from the coding sequence ATGGAAGGCAGCCGGAGGCCGGAACCGCGGAGGACTCTTCCCCCGCTGCTTCGGCCGCATTGGGGCCGGGTCGCGGTCGTCGCCGCCCATCCGGACGATGAGACCGTCGGGGTGGGCGGTCACCTTCCGCTCCTCGCGGATCCTCTCGTGCTCACCGTGACCGACGGCGCCCCCAGGGGCTCCGGAGACATCGCGTCCGCAGGCTGCGGGAGCGAGGGGGAATATGCGGCTCTGCGCCGGCGGGAGCTTGCCGACGCGATGGCCCTCGCCGGAATTCCGGCCGCCAACCTGGAATGCCTCGGCGTGGGCGACCAGCGGGCCGCCCGCTGCCTTGCGGGCCTCGCGCGCCGGATGGCGGAATGGCTCGAGGCGCGGCAGGTCGGGCTCGTCCTGACCCATCCTTTCGAAATGGGCCATCCGGATCACGACGCGACGGCCTTCGCCGTTCACGCGGCCGTCGCGCTTCTCGTGCAAAGGGGCCGGACGCCGCCGCGCATCGTGGAGTTCACCTCCTACCATCGCAGCCCGGCCGGGCATTTCGCCGAGGGCGTGTTCGCTCCCGGCCGGCCTCCCGGGGAGGCCTTCCCGCTCCCCGAGGCGGCGCGCGCCCTCAAGCGCCGGATGTTCGAGGCCTTCCGCAGCCAGAAAGGCATCGTCTCCGCCTTCGGCCTGGAGAGCGAGCGCTTCCGCCCCGCTCCCACTTACGACTTCACGGCGCCGCCCCACGGGCAGGGCGCCTATTACGACATGTTCGGCTGGGGGCTTCGCTCCGACGAATGGCCGCTTCTGGCCGGGAGAGCGCTCGACGAACTCGGGCTCGGCCCATGCTGA
- a CDS encoding glycosyltransferase codes for MLRVLNVAFPFAPVSPDTVGGAEQVLGQIDRALTAAGHRSFVIACEGSRVAGTLIAMPVPSGPLDAKARAQAHRNHREAIAAAIARHRIDVVHLHGIDFFAYLPPPGVPVLVTLHLPLSWYPPEALSPERPDTWLHGVSASQQCGLARSERLLPPVENGVAVGELARVRHARRGYALALGRICPEKGYHLALDAAHRSDRPLLIGGQVYPYETHRQYFDEAIAPRLDRRRRFLGPLGFRRKRRFLAAARCLVVPSLVPETSSLVAMEALACGTPVVAFPSGALADIVEHGRTGFLVRDAAEMADALEEAAAIDPGLCREAAFARFSLERSMGRYLELYERLAGS; via the coding sequence ATGCTGAGGGTGCTGAACGTCGCGTTCCCGTTTGCGCCGGTGAGCCCCGATACGGTCGGAGGGGCCGAGCAGGTCCTCGGCCAGATCGACCGGGCTCTCACGGCGGCGGGGCACCGATCCTTCGTGATCGCCTGCGAGGGCTCGCGGGTTGCCGGAACGCTGATTGCGATGCCCGTCCCGTCCGGTCCCCTCGACGCAAAGGCCCGTGCCCAGGCCCACCGCAACCACCGCGAGGCGATCGCGGCGGCAATCGCCCGCCATCGGATCGACGTGGTCCACCTGCATGGGATCGACTTCTTCGCCTATCTTCCGCCGCCCGGCGTCCCCGTCCTCGTGACCCTGCACCTGCCCCTGTCCTGGTATCCCCCCGAAGCTCTCTCCCCCGAGCGGCCCGATACATGGCTTCATGGCGTCTCCGCGTCCCAGCAATGCGGCCTCGCCCGGAGCGAGCGGCTGCTTCCGCCGGTAGAGAACGGCGTGGCGGTCGGCGAACTGGCGCGCGTCCGGCATGCCAGGAGGGGCTATGCCCTCGCGCTCGGCCGCATCTGTCCGGAAAAGGGCTATCATCTGGCCCTCGATGCAGCGCATCGGAGCGACCGCCCGCTCCTGATCGGCGGACAGGTCTATCCCTATGAGACGCATCGGCAATATTTCGACGAGGCCATCGCGCCCCGCCTCGACCGCCGCCGGCGCTTCCTCGGGCCGCTCGGCTTTCGCCGCAAACGGCGGTTCCTGGCCGCCGCCCGCTGTCTGGTCGTGCCGAGCCTCGTCCCGGAGACGAGCTCCCTCGTCGCCATGGAAGCGCTGGCCTGCGGGACCCCCGTGGTCGCATTCCCGAGCGGGGCTCTGGCGGATATCGTCGAGCACGGGCGCACGGGCTTCCTGGTGCGCGATGCTGCCGAAATGGCGGACGCCCTCGAAGAGGCGGCGGCCATCGACCCGGGCCTGTGCCGGGAGGCGGCCTTTGCACGCTTCTCGCTG
- a CDS encoding putative quinol monooxygenase: protein MKHDAALRTAGETEAPSSGPRSFLVEFRLRAGCEEEFLELLTPVLDAMRHERTFINAVLHRDPEEPTRFMLYETWSDLDDVVHVQIPRNYRKAFWDRLPALLAEPRRIGAWEPLRSDFAFFATW, encoded by the coding sequence ATGAAGCACGATGCAGCTCTCCGGACGGCAGGAGAGACCGAAGCCCCCTCGAGCGGACCGCGCAGCTTCCTCGTCGAATTTCGCCTCAGGGCCGGCTGCGAGGAGGAGTTCCTCGAGCTCCTGACGCCGGTGCTCGACGCGATGCGCCACGAGCGGACCTTCATTAACGCGGTGCTCCACAGGGATCCCGAGGAACCCACCCGCTTCATGCTCTACGAGACCTGGTCCGACCTGGACGACGTGGTCCATGTCCAGATCCCGCGCAATTACCGCAAGGCCTTCTGGGACCGGCTCCCCGCTCTCCTCGCGGAGCCGCGCCGGATCGGCGCCTGGGAGCCGCTGCGCTCCGACTTCGCGTTCTTCGCCACCTGGTGA
- a CDS encoding DEAD/DEAH box helicase codes for MTLFTDFGLAQPILKALAAEGYEKPTPIQAQTIPYALEGRDVCGIAQTGTGKTAAFALPILHRLDAAPRARIRRSCRVLVLSPTRELSGQIADSFRAYGRNLKLSTSVVFGGVTIGKQERELAPGVDILVATPGRLLDLVDRKALSLRDVEILVLDEADQMLDLGFIHALKRIVTLLPKERQSLFFSATMPKTIATLADAFLRDPAKVAVTPVATTAERVEQKVMFVATGRKQALLEIVLRDEAIDRVLVFTRTKHGADKVVRSLDKAGIAAAAIHGNKSQPQRERALAAFRNGSCRVLVATDIAARGIDVEGVSHVINYDLPNVPESYVHRIGRTARAGADGLAISFCNDEERAYLKDIEKLTRMQVPVAPLPEGFSAGPVGQEPQEPARQPQQQRGRPAPHARGHQGHGQPREADPNAERGPKRRRRRGGQKAAVAASPSNGGQRQASNPPAQAPRQRPQAQPGRAQGRRDGAQVAWLEKAPR; via the coding sequence TTGACTCTTTTCACCGATTTCGGATTGGCCCAGCCGATCCTGAAGGCCCTCGCCGCCGAGGGCTACGAGAAGCCCACGCCCATCCAGGCCCAGACCATTCCCTACGCGCTCGAGGGCCGCGACGTATGCGGCATCGCCCAGACGGGAACCGGCAAGACGGCGGCCTTCGCCTTGCCCATCCTTCATCGCCTCGACGCCGCGCCCCGGGCCCGCATCCGCAGGAGCTGCCGGGTGCTGGTGCTGAGCCCGACCCGCGAACTGTCCGGCCAGATCGCCGACAGCTTCCGCGCCTATGGCCGCAACCTGAAGCTCTCGACCTCCGTCGTGTTCGGCGGCGTGACCATCGGCAAGCAGGAGCGCGAGCTCGCACCCGGCGTCGACATTCTCGTGGCCACGCCGGGCCGCCTGCTCGATCTCGTGGACCGGAAGGCCTTGAGCCTGCGCGATGTGGAAATTCTCGTCCTCGACGAGGCCGACCAGATGCTGGATCTCGGCTTCATTCATGCGCTCAAGCGCATCGTCACCCTGCTGCCGAAGGAGCGGCAGAGCCTGTTCTTCTCGGCCACCATGCCGAAGACCATCGCGACCCTGGCGGACGCCTTCCTGCGCGATCCCGCCAAGGTGGCCGTCACGCCCGTGGCGACGACCGCGGAGCGGGTGGAGCAGAAGGTCATGTTCGTGGCGACCGGCCGCAAGCAGGCCCTGCTCGAGATAGTGCTGCGGGACGAGGCCATCGATCGCGTCCTCGTCTTCACGCGCACGAAGCACGGCGCGGACAAGGTCGTCCGGTCCCTCGACAAGGCAGGCATCGCCGCGGCGGCGATCCACGGCAACAAATCTCAGCCTCAGCGGGAGCGCGCGCTGGCCGCGTTCCGCAACGGTTCATGCCGGGTCCTTGTCGCGACCGACATCGCGGCCCGCGGCATCGACGTGGAGGGCGTGAGCCACGTGATCAACTACGACCTGCCGAACGTGCCGGAGTCTTACGTCCATCGCATCGGCCGCACGGCCCGCGCCGGCGCCGACGGGCTCGCCATCTCGTTCTGCAACGACGAGGAGCGCGCCTATCTCAAGGACATCGAGAAGCTGACCCGCATGCAGGTGCCAGTGGCGCCGCTGCCGGAAGGGTTCTCCGCCGGTCCCGTCGGCCAGGAGCCGCAGGAGCCGGCTCGGCAGCCGCAGCAGCAGCGTGGCCGCCCCGCGCCTCATGCCCGGGGCCACCAGGGCCACGGCCAGCCGCGGGAGGCCGATCCGAACGCGGAGCGCGGCCCCAAGCGCCGCCGCCGTCGCGGAGGCCAGAAGGCTGCGGTTGCGGCAAGCCCCTCGAACGGGGGGCAGCGGCAGGCATCGAACCCGCCGGCGCAGGCTCCTCGCCAGCGTCCGCAGGCGCAGCCAGGACGCGCCCAGGGCCGCCGCGACGGCGCGCAGGTCGCCTGGCTCGAAAAGGCGCCCCGCTGA